One stretch of Alcaligenes faecalis DNA includes these proteins:
- a CDS encoding ATPase, T2SS/T4P/T4SS family: MNLELESELGTTRPCTVSLPALIGRDPACDVVLPSWRIARQHASLLERAGAVYIQDHGSLTGVQLNGKRVYDDGPLRLGDVLALGGFKLRIAGFGQKVQLLSDTAVSDLGNPPETSTPQSFAMEESRQPAQGGQGFFTPGQADLPVSDNELFRQEQQRLHQALLSALELERRDLSRVTDKQLEQEAFDCLGRLIQAQCAVPKHEQARLQASVCAEAVGLGPLEPLLADTSVSEIMVNHYDRVFVEQAGRLQAHPLVFSSESALRAIIDRILAPLGRRLDISSPAVDGRLADGSRFHAVLSPIAVKGTCVTIRKFPKRRLGLEDLLQTGSLSPEMAAFLQQAVRRRCNILVSGGTGTGKTTLLNVLSTCIDSGERIVTLEDAAELQLQHSNWVALESRPANAEGQGQVDIRSLLRQALRMRPDRIVVGECRGAEAFDMLSAMNTGHEGSMGTLHANTPRDALSRLEGMVLMAGLDLPLLVVREHIARALHIIVQLSRLPDGKRLVHEIVEVTGIEAQRIQLQTLYSYRPEFGFAASGLRSEHVSPAEGQA, from the coding sequence TTGAACCTTGAGCTTGAGTCGGAGCTGGGGACGACGCGCCCCTGCACTGTCAGTCTGCCGGCCTTGATAGGGCGTGATCCTGCCTGTGATGTTGTTCTGCCATCGTGGCGTATCGCGCGTCAGCATGCCAGTTTGCTGGAGCGAGCGGGGGCCGTGTACATCCAGGATCATGGCTCGTTGACGGGCGTGCAGCTTAACGGCAAACGGGTCTATGACGATGGGCCCTTGCGCTTGGGTGACGTGCTGGCACTGGGTGGGTTCAAGCTGCGGATTGCCGGTTTTGGGCAGAAGGTTCAGCTCCTAAGTGATACGGCCGTTTCGGACTTGGGAAATCCACCGGAAACCTCAACACCACAGTCCTTTGCGATGGAGGAATCTCGACAGCCAGCACAAGGCGGGCAAGGCTTTTTCACTCCTGGACAAGCAGATCTACCCGTATCCGACAATGAACTGTTCAGGCAAGAACAGCAACGACTGCATCAAGCTTTGTTGAGCGCTTTGGAACTGGAGCGCCGGGATTTGTCCCGCGTGACAGACAAACAGTTGGAGCAGGAAGCCTTTGATTGCTTGGGCCGTTTGATCCAGGCCCAATGCGCTGTCCCTAAGCATGAGCAGGCCAGGCTGCAAGCCAGCGTCTGCGCCGAGGCAGTGGGTTTGGGACCTCTGGAGCCCTTGTTGGCCGATACCTCGGTCTCGGAAATTATGGTCAACCATTACGACCGGGTATTTGTTGAGCAGGCGGGGCGGCTACAGGCGCATCCCCTGGTGTTCAGCAGTGAGTCGGCCTTGCGGGCGATTATTGACCGTATCCTGGCTCCCTTGGGTAGGCGGCTGGATATCAGCTCGCCCGCAGTGGATGGGCGCTTGGCGGATGGCTCGCGTTTCCATGCCGTACTGTCGCCCATTGCGGTCAAGGGAACCTGCGTCACCATACGCAAATTCCCCAAACGACGCCTGGGGCTGGAGGATCTTTTGCAGACGGGCAGCTTGTCACCGGAGATGGCCGCTTTCCTGCAACAGGCGGTGCGGCGGCGCTGCAATATTCTGGTCTCGGGCGGAACCGGTACGGGGAAAACCACCCTGCTGAATGTGCTTAGCACCTGCATTGATTCTGGCGAACGAATCGTGACCCTGGAAGACGCGGCCGAGTTGCAGCTACAGCACAGCAATTGGGTAGCGTTGGAGTCCCGGCCTGCGAATGCAGAAGGTCAGGGGCAGGTGGATATACGGAGCCTGTTGCGACAAGCCTTGCGCATGCGGCCAGACCGTATCGTAGTGGGAGAGTGTCGGGGCGCAGAGGCCTTCGATATGTTGTCGGCCATGAACACCGGCCACGAAGGGTCGATGGGGACCTTGCATGCAAATACACCTCGTGATGCCTTGTCCCGTCTGGAAGGGATGGTGCTGATGGCAGGCCTGGATTTACCTTTGCTGGTTGTGCGAGAGCATATTGCGCGGGCTTTGCACATTATTGTGCAGCTCAGCCGTCTGCCCGATGGCAAGCGCTTGGTGCACGAGATTGTGGAGGTGACCGGCATCGAGGCGCAACGTATTCAATTGCAAACCTTGTACAGCTATCGCCCGGAGTTTGGCTTTGCTGCCAGTGGCTTGCGGTCCGAGCATGTTTCCCCCGCAGAGGGGCAAGCATGA
- a CDS encoding type II and III secretion system protein family protein gives MSRNRYWPRRAAVSLLSGALFGASLQSQAQGLGLQVGELMVLPDTQVERVAVGDGDIVHAVTTESGELILFARKTGSTVVQVWSHSGQSQSYQVEVSPENHRQTLAELRSLLERIPELRISELGGKLVLEGEGLSDQDKQRIQALSQEHPQLLDFTQQDGWEPMVLLDVQVVEVPRNSLRELGVRWDGSSQGGLSMGGAWDAATHQFLDRPGEAVLPLAFPAKQGAAFFGVGALMSARVQAMAQEGHAVVLAQPQLLARSGSQAEFLAGGELPYTTTDDKGNSKTSFKPYGVSLRIVPRVERGGLVRSQIEVEVSSVDASLSQPAGPSLKTRRASTEFNVRSGQTLVLAGFISREESRHVDRLPGLASLPVLGALFRSERFARQETELAVFVTPTLVAAEHPDLLARQANAAQWLDQTFPDAPRLNTPVRAVPKGAGRGAWSQWVEPDSEVFRVEP, from the coding sequence ATGAGTAGAAATCGCTATTGGCCCAGGCGGGCCGCAGTGAGCTTGTTGTCTGGTGCCTTGTTTGGCGCAAGCCTGCAAAGTCAGGCTCAGGGCCTGGGGCTGCAAGTGGGTGAGTTGATGGTTCTGCCTGACACGCAGGTAGAGCGGGTGGCAGTAGGGGATGGTGATATTGTGCATGCCGTCACCACGGAATCGGGTGAGCTTATTCTGTTTGCACGCAAGACGGGTAGCACCGTGGTGCAAGTCTGGTCCCATTCGGGGCAAAGCCAGTCCTACCAAGTTGAGGTGTCACCAGAAAACCATAGGCAAACTTTGGCGGAGCTACGTAGCTTGCTGGAGCGCATTCCCGAACTACGTATCAGCGAGCTGGGCGGCAAGCTGGTGCTGGAAGGAGAAGGCTTAAGCGATCAGGACAAGCAACGCATTCAGGCCTTAAGCCAGGAGCATCCTCAACTGCTGGATTTCACGCAGCAAGATGGTTGGGAGCCTATGGTCTTGCTGGATGTGCAGGTCGTCGAGGTGCCGCGCAACAGCCTGCGGGAGCTGGGTGTGCGTTGGGACGGCAGCTCCCAGGGCGGTTTGAGTATGGGCGGGGCCTGGGATGCGGCCACTCATCAGTTTCTGGACAGGCCGGGCGAAGCGGTCTTGCCTTTGGCATTCCCTGCCAAGCAGGGGGCGGCGTTCTTTGGCGTTGGTGCCTTGATGTCTGCTCGTGTTCAGGCCATGGCACAGGAAGGGCATGCGGTGGTGCTGGCGCAGCCGCAGTTATTGGCACGTAGTGGCTCCCAAGCCGAGTTTCTGGCCGGGGGCGAGCTGCCTTACACCACCACGGACGACAAGGGAAACAGCAAGACCAGTTTCAAACCCTACGGTGTGTCGCTGCGCATTGTGCCGCGAGTTGAGCGTGGTGGGCTGGTGCGTTCGCAGATTGAGGTGGAGGTCAGCTCCGTTGATGCCAGCTTGTCCCAACCTGCCGGGCCGTCCTTGAAAACCCGACGAGCCTCGACCGAGTTCAATGTGCGCTCAGGGCAGACGCTGGTGCTGGCAGGGTTTATCTCGCGGGAAGAGTCCCGGCATGTGGACCGCTTGCCGGGGCTGGCCAGTTTGCCTGTGTTGGGCGCCTTGTTTCGTTCCGAGCGTTTTGCCCGGCAGGAAACGGAATTGGCGGTATTTGTGACTCCGACTTTGGTAGCGGCAGAACATCCTGATTTGCTGGCTCGGCAGGCGAATGCTGCCCAGTGGCTGGACCAGACTTTTCCCGATGCTCCACGCTTGAACACCCCCGTGCGTGCTGTCCCCAAGGGGGCAGGGCGAGGAGCTTGGTCGCAATGGGTAGAACCCGATAGTGAGGTGTTTCGTGTTGAACCTTGA
- the cpaB gene encoding Flp pilus assembly protein CpaB: MIRVKLLWLCRHPSAGFGLLALLAGLMAAGTSSRYLDRQEEALRQAAHRVQLDRVVAASSLAAGTVLQAEHLAARAFPAELVPSDSWDVAQFENLLGQVLSQPLRAGDLISKAHVQAVSSPFSQQLLSGRRALTVPVDAISSVSGLIRPGDLIDIYVSFDDRQRRVTAPLLQSVLVLATGQKSGEGSASARLDKDAYTTLTLDVGPDDALKLLAARQHGRISALLRNPDDHTPHQAAVRGELADILGLGPGAGPKQPVQVLYGNRPAGQLGQAEVERLGWLDMPDSFSMGQQP; the protein is encoded by the coding sequence ATGATTCGGGTAAAACTCTTGTGGCTATGTCGTCATCCCAGCGCAGGGTTTGGCCTTCTGGCCTTGTTGGCTGGTTTGATGGCAGCCGGGACCAGCAGTCGTTATCTGGATCGGCAGGAAGAAGCTCTGCGGCAGGCTGCGCATCGTGTGCAGTTGGATAGGGTGGTGGCCGCGTCCAGTCTGGCAGCAGGAACGGTGCTGCAAGCAGAGCATCTGGCTGCTCGTGCTTTTCCTGCTGAACTGGTGCCTAGTGACAGCTGGGATGTGGCGCAGTTTGAGAATCTATTAGGGCAGGTATTAAGCCAGCCTTTGCGGGCGGGAGACTTGATCAGCAAGGCGCATGTGCAGGCAGTCAGCAGCCCGTTTTCACAGCAGTTGTTATCCGGCAGGCGTGCGCTGACTGTGCCAGTGGATGCAATCAGTTCGGTATCGGGTCTGATTCGGCCTGGGGATTTGATTGATATCTATGTCAGCTTTGACGACAGGCAGCGGCGGGTAACGGCTCCCTTGTTGCAGTCTGTGCTTGTCTTGGCAACGGGGCAAAAGTCAGGTGAAGGTTCAGCCTCGGCCCGGTTAGATAAGGATGCCTACACCACCTTGACGCTGGACGTAGGGCCGGACGATGCCTTGAAGTTGCTGGCGGCCAGACAGCATGGACGCATCAGCGCCTTGCTACGCAATCCGGATGACCATACGCCCCATCAGGCTGCCGTGCGGGGCGAGCTGGCCGACATTCTGGGGCTGGGGCCGGGTGCAGGCCCCAAACAGCCTGTACAGGTTTTGTACGGCAACAGACCGGCTGGGCAACTTGGACAGGCAGAAGTGGAGCGCCTGGGTTGGCTGGATATGCCGGACAGCTTTTCTATGGGGCAGCAGCCATGA
- a CDS encoding pilus assembly protein TadE, translating into MSKQQKGMALVEACLLGVVLGLMVMAGRWLMLQQYRLQQMQQSTHLSLFIHDAHGKPVSAVSSSVQEVAPARFLESPIAAAQSLQWELLSLRSGFWAAQSRVSIPWPRWLAALSTKTQLQRQSWLWAAAGQAASTQQTRQRLESSTTAWGEAVASSRPAARETIRYAGPMDAAWGRTPADLDWLSRWQDYVPDHRPKGRP; encoded by the coding sequence ATGAGCAAGCAACAAAAAGGGATGGCATTGGTCGAGGCCTGCTTGCTGGGCGTGGTGTTGGGCTTGATGGTGATGGCGGGTCGCTGGCTGATGCTGCAGCAGTATCGCTTGCAGCAAATGCAGCAAAGCACGCATTTAAGTCTGTTCATACACGATGCTCATGGCAAGCCGGTTTCAGCAGTGAGTAGTTCAGTTCAAGAAGTAGCACCAGCCCGTTTTTTGGAGTCCCCGATAGCGGCAGCCCAGTCCTTGCAATGGGAGCTCTTGAGTCTGCGTAGTGGATTCTGGGCGGCACAGTCGCGTGTTTCTATTCCATGGCCGCGCTGGCTGGCGGCTCTGTCTACCAAGACGCAATTGCAACGCCAATCCTGGCTGTGGGCGGCGGCAGGGCAGGCTGCCAGTACCCAGCAGACTCGTCAGCGCTTGGAGAGCAGTACGACGGCTTGGGGTGAGGCAGTGGCATCAAGTCGGCCTGCTGCCAGAGAAACGATACGGTATGCAGGGCCTATGGACGCGGCCTGGGGCCGGACACCAGCCGATTTGGATTGGCTGAGCCGGTGGCAGGACTACGTGCCGGATCATAGACCCAAGGGGCGGCCATGA
- a CDS encoding fumarylacetoacetate hydrolase family protein: MSTVIPTPAIAALNVQDSEQVFPVRRIYCVGRNYVEHAQEMGFTGREDPFFFCKPADSILNVLPGQVCDMPYPSRTQDLHHEIELVVALSKGGRDLTVEQAAECVWGYAVGLDMTRRDLQTQAKKAGRPWEVGKAFDHSAPTGPLVPRSRIGELSQGAITLDVNGERRQTGDLNQLIWNVAESIAYLSGLFELVPGDIIFTGTPAGVGSVERGDVMHGAIDGLGSIDVRLV; the protein is encoded by the coding sequence ATGAGTACCGTCATCCCCACGCCAGCGATTGCGGCACTGAACGTACAGGACAGTGAGCAGGTTTTTCCTGTACGCCGCATTTATTGCGTCGGCCGCAATTACGTCGAGCATGCACAGGAAATGGGTTTTACCGGCCGCGAAGATCCTTTCTTCTTCTGCAAACCGGCAGACTCCATCTTGAATGTGCTGCCCGGCCAAGTCTGCGACATGCCTTATCCTTCCCGCACCCAGGATCTGCATCACGAGATCGAACTCGTCGTGGCTTTGTCCAAGGGCGGGCGTGATCTGACGGTGGAGCAGGCGGCTGAATGTGTGTGGGGATACGCAGTGGGTCTGGACATGACCCGTCGGGATTTGCAGACGCAAGCCAAAAAAGCCGGTCGTCCCTGGGAAGTGGGCAAAGCCTTTGACCACTCCGCACCGACTGGCCCTCTGGTGCCACGCAGCCGTATTGGCGAGCTGTCCCAAGGTGCCATCACCCTGGACGTCAACGGTGAACGTCGTCAGACTGGCGATTTGAATCAGCTGATCTGGAATGTAGCTGAATCCATCGCTTATCTGTCGGGTCTGTTCGAGCTGGTCCCCGGCGACATCATCTTCACGGGAACCCCGGCCGGTGTCGGCTCGGTGGAACGTGGCGATGTGATGCATGGGGCGATCGACGGCCTGGGCAGCATAGACGTGCGTCTGGTCTGA
- the ppa gene encoding inorganic diphosphatase encodes MSLAQVPAGKKLPDEINVVIEIPMNSDPVKYEVDENGVVFVDRFMLTAMHYPCNYGYVPQTISDDGDPVDVLVIAPFPIQIGAVIPCRPIGVLHMDDEGGGDAKLLAVPTDKLYPLYRNVKSPEDLQPEELERIKHFFEHYKDIEKGKWVKVKGWDGIEAAKKELVDGAKRFADGQAK; translated from the coding sequence ATGAGCCTCGCCCAAGTACCTGCTGGCAAAAAACTGCCCGACGAGATCAACGTAGTCATCGAAATCCCCATGAACTCGGATCCCGTCAAATACGAAGTTGACGAAAACGGCGTGGTTTTTGTGGACCGCTTCATGCTGACCGCCATGCACTACCCCTGCAACTACGGCTACGTTCCGCAAACCATTTCGGACGATGGCGACCCGGTTGACGTGCTGGTGATTGCTCCTTTCCCAATCCAGATCGGTGCCGTGATTCCTTGCCGTCCTATCGGCGTGCTGCATATGGACGACGAAGGCGGCGGCGATGCCAAACTGCTGGCCGTGCCTACCGACAAGCTGTACCCCCTGTACCGCAACGTGAAGTCGCCTGAAGATCTGCAGCCTGAAGAGCTGGAGCGCATCAAGCACTTTTTCGAGCACTACAAAGACATCGAAAAAGGCAAGTGGGTCAAGGTCAAGGGCTGGGACGGTATCGAAGCTGCCAAGAAAGAACTGGTAGACGGTGCCAAGCGCTTTGCTGACGGCCAGGCAAAATGA
- a CDS encoding heme biosynthesis HemY N-terminal domain-containing protein, with protein sequence MRTWFWTLILFIAAVALALVLREHAGNVYLVTPHYLARASLTYVVLCTLGLFIVLYVLLRLLAWFSDGPERFRLWRGRRAQRRDQALLETGWISILEGRYEQAEKDMMKLMSKTRSQSSKVVAGLAAARAAHYQGQIAQRDEALAAARAAAGDDARLKEASAVASAELYLDQNRTEEAIELLQDLQDASSRHLHATRLLLRAYRQQGNAERVYELTRLLVRRSGIERQEALNHIEFAAAARLRVGGAEQFKALWSDLKSEEKVLPGVALEAALIQEHEGNFEEAGRILEPAIAASFDSRLLEAYAQCPPEYVGRRLAKAEEWLRSQPNNPVLLSTLGHLCLTSQLWGQGEHYLLRSLKIQGDLRNHALLGNLYDSLGRHDEAISYWRKAASMAGTLPILAVSTALPAADTRHDPSHTDADSLPSQDDDDLPHYTYAASVVAEDLPDHGRPLPVVAEPVPPAATPEQDSLSSSSDMDDYFDTAPIPGVDLSQTSDRPRRSND encoded by the coding sequence ATGCGTACTTGGTTTTGGACTCTCATCTTATTTATTGCCGCGGTTGCCCTGGCGCTGGTCTTGCGCGAGCACGCCGGTAACGTCTATTTGGTCACGCCGCATTATCTGGCACGTGCCTCGCTGACCTATGTGGTTCTGTGCACGCTGGGCTTGTTCATCGTCCTGTACGTGCTGCTGCGTCTGCTGGCCTGGTTCAGCGATGGCCCGGAGCGTTTCCGCCTGTGGCGTGGTCGTCGTGCTCAACGCCGCGATCAGGCTTTGCTGGAAACTGGCTGGATCAGCATTCTGGAAGGCCGTTACGAGCAAGCCGAAAAAGACATGATGAAGCTGATGAGCAAAACCCGCTCGCAGTCCAGCAAAGTCGTGGCAGGTTTGGCCGCAGCTCGTGCTGCGCATTATCAAGGTCAGATCGCTCAACGTGATGAAGCCTTGGCTGCCGCTCGTGCCGCCGCAGGCGATGATGCACGTTTGAAAGAAGCCAGTGCCGTGGCCTCGGCCGAGCTGTACCTGGATCAGAACCGTACCGAAGAAGCCATCGAGCTGCTGCAGGATTTGCAGGACGCCAGTTCACGTCATCTGCACGCTACGCGTTTGTTGCTGCGCGCCTATCGCCAGCAAGGTAATGCCGAGCGTGTTTACGAATTGACCCGTTTGCTGGTGCGTCGTAGTGGGATCGAACGTCAAGAGGCGCTTAACCACATTGAATTTGCCGCTGCTGCTCGTTTGCGTGTGGGGGGGGCTGAACAGTTCAAGGCCTTGTGGTCGGATCTGAAATCTGAAGAAAAGGTCTTGCCTGGCGTAGCGCTGGAAGCAGCCCTGATTCAAGAACACGAAGGCAATTTTGAAGAAGCCGGTCGTATCCTGGAACCTGCGATTGCCGCCAGCTTCGACAGCCGCTTGCTGGAAGCCTACGCCCAGTGCCCGCCTGAATATGTGGGTCGTCGTTTGGCCAAGGCCGAAGAGTGGCTGCGTAGCCAGCCCAACAATCCAGTCTTGCTGTCCACCCTGGGCCATCTGTGCCTGACCAGCCAATTGTGGGGGCAGGGCGAGCATTACCTGCTGCGTAGCCTGAAAATCCAGGGCGATCTGCGCAATCACGCTTTGCTGGGTAATTTGTACGACAGCCTGGGTCGGCACGACGAAGCCATCTCTTACTGGCGCAAGGCGGCCTCTATGGCCGGTACTTTGCCGATTCTGGCCGTCAGCACGGCCTTGCCAGCGGCTGATACCCGTCACGATCCCAGCCATACGGACGCAGACAGCCTGCCATCCCAGGATGACGACGATCTGCCGCATTACACCTATGCCGCCAGCGTCGTGGCCGAGGACCTGCCCGATCATGGCCGTCCATTGCCTGTTGTGGCCGAGCCTGTGCCTCCTGCTGCCACGCCTGAGCAAGACAGCCTGAGCTCCTCTTCGGATATGGATGATTACTTTGATACGGCTCCCATCCCTGGGGTCGATCTCTCTCAAACTTCGGATCGTCCTCGACGCTCCAACGATTAA
- a CDS encoding uroporphyrinogen-III C-methyltransferase, producing MNDKTENASASEPETPISSPASTAAPRPYSEPKDSTTTPQKRKSGAGPAYALTAVVVVLAAAGLWYQNSLLEKHKAELQAQLATNINTTEQARQTAQQALALAQRQSDKLAQLEKSFNDSTEQFHDLSQAFQTMTDSGSELVLLNDIDHLATIAQQQLMLGGNVANAIVSLEAAQAQLARANRVGLASLQQTLNGDLERLRAAATVDVASLSRQLDTLSRYVSEAPLLVPDDVAGGANTEALDLQSDVQEPTELAADAPWWERSWNTVEQWGSSAWRSVSHDLGQFVSIRRVDDAAALLMSPDQAARLRENLRLRIMAAQLAMMMNQSAVWQTELNAVATALEKRFDTQSNQVQQALRLTRQLQDTRIGARLPTVNNTLAAIESLRQAQAGRSQDNADDTTTEQGDTDHILSDPPQSTEPASQEEPAAPAAEQTESATPAQTGTEQPAQAQG from the coding sequence ATGAACGATAAAACAGAGAACGCATCCGCAAGCGAACCGGAGACTCCCATTTCCAGCCCAGCCAGTACAGCGGCTCCTCGTCCGTATTCCGAACCCAAAGACAGCACCACCACGCCCCAAAAGCGTAAAAGTGGCGCGGGTCCGGCTTATGCTTTGACGGCTGTTGTTGTAGTGCTGGCCGCTGCCGGTCTTTGGTACCAGAATTCATTGCTGGAAAAGCACAAGGCCGAGCTGCAAGCCCAGCTGGCAACCAATATCAATACCACGGAGCAGGCGCGCCAAACCGCGCAGCAGGCCCTGGCCCTGGCGCAGCGTCAGTCCGACAAGCTCGCCCAGCTGGAAAAATCCTTTAACGATTCCACCGAACAGTTCCATGATCTGAGCCAGGCTTTCCAGACCATGACGGACAGCGGTTCGGAACTGGTTTTGCTGAACGATATTGATCACCTGGCCACGATTGCTCAGCAGCAACTGATGCTGGGTGGCAATGTGGCCAATGCCATCGTTTCTCTGGAAGCAGCCCAGGCGCAATTGGCACGTGCCAATCGTGTGGGTCTGGCCTCCCTGCAACAAACACTGAATGGCGATCTGGAGCGTCTGCGCGCCGCTGCCACGGTGGATGTGGCTTCGTTGTCGCGTCAGCTGGACACCTTGTCGCGTTATGTCTCGGAAGCCCCTTTGCTGGTGCCGGATGACGTTGCCGGTGGTGCGAATACTGAAGCACTGGACTTGCAGTCCGACGTTCAGGAACCTACGGAACTGGCCGCTGATGCCCCTTGGTGGGAGCGCAGCTGGAATACGGTGGAGCAGTGGGGTAGCAGCGCCTGGCGCTCTGTCAGCCACGATCTGGGGCAGTTTGTCTCCATCCGTCGTGTAGACGATGCCGCCGCCTTGCTGATGTCGCCTGATCAGGCTGCACGTTTGCGTGAAAACCTGCGTCTGCGCATTATGGCCGCCCAACTGGCCATGATGATGAACCAGTCCGCCGTCTGGCAGACCGAGCTGAATGCGGTGGCGACGGCTCTGGAAAAACGTTTTGATACGCAGTCGAATCAGGTTCAACAGGCCTTGCGCCTGACGCGTCAATTGCAAGACACCCGCATCGGTGCTCGTTTGCCTACCGTGAATAACACCTTGGCGGCTATTGAAAGCCTGCGTCAGGCTCAGGCCGGTCGTAGCCAGGACAATGCCGACGACACCACCACCGAGCAGGGCGACACGGACCACATCCTGTCCGACCCGCCTCAATCCACAGAACCTGCCAGCCAGGAGGAGCCCGCTGCTCCTGCTGCCGAACAGACTGAGTCTGCTACTCCCGCTCAAACCGGGACGGAGCAGCCCGCTCAGGCGCAGGGGTAA
- a CDS encoding uroporphyrinogen-III synthase, whose product MNLPCVLLTRPAGRNETLSAALAAQGFSSLVLPALSLKAQNLSEAQWQDPKDFDLVLFVSSSAVNFYFAALQARDQSWPDKVLLAAVGFATAACLRAQPGVSPETVLHPESADSLQDSEALWTVLEPRLAQLERVLIVRGHSGREWLGQQLENHGIEVQRLAIYQRSPSQWSAEQGRQIRDSLQTGRLAVLLSSSQSADAVFANVQSLGLQDVWAQCAYVVIHPRIEEHLQSLLLQAGIAAPPMVKRCTPDDDDIVAALMAVLSRD is encoded by the coding sequence ATGAACCTGCCCTGTGTATTACTGACCCGCCCCGCGGGACGGAACGAAACCCTGTCGGCTGCCCTGGCCGCGCAGGGTTTTTCTTCCTTGGTTTTGCCTGCCTTGAGCCTGAAAGCGCAAAACCTGTCCGAAGCGCAATGGCAAGACCCCAAGGATTTTGACCTGGTGCTTTTTGTCAGCAGCAGTGCGGTCAATTTCTACTTTGCGGCCTTGCAGGCGCGTGACCAAAGCTGGCCTGACAAGGTATTGCTGGCTGCCGTGGGTTTTGCCACCGCTGCCTGTCTGCGCGCCCAGCCGGGCGTCTCCCCGGAAACCGTACTTCATCCTGAAAGTGCGGATTCCTTGCAGGATTCAGAGGCCCTGTGGACGGTGCTGGAGCCCCGACTTGCGCAACTTGAGCGGGTTCTGATTGTGCGCGGCCATAGCGGTCGTGAATGGTTGGGGCAGCAGCTGGAGAATCACGGTATTGAGGTCCAGCGTCTGGCGATTTACCAGCGCAGCCCCTCCCAGTGGAGTGCGGAGCAGGGCCGTCAAATTCGTGACAGTTTGCAGACAGGCCGTCTGGCCGTATTGCTCAGCAGCTCTCAAAGCGCCGATGCGGTTTTTGCCAATGTACAAAGCCTGGGTTTACAGGATGTTTGGGCGCAATGTGCCTATGTGGTCATACATCCGCGTATTGAAGAACATTTACAGTCCTTATTGTTGCAGGCTGGAATCGCAGCGCCACCAATGGTAAAAAGGTGTACGCCAGACGATGATGACATTGTCGCTGCCTTGATGGCGGTGCTCTCGCGCGATTAG
- the hemC gene encoding hydroxymethylbilane synthase → MTAVASTPQELVIATRASQLALWQAKHVRDRLQQLYPQCKVSLLEMTTRGDQILDRTLSKVGGKGLFVKELETALLDGRAHLAVHSLKDVPVVLPESFDLPIIMERDDPRDAFVSNTYPNLAALPAGAIVGTSSLRRESQIRERYPHLDIRPLRGNVQTRLSKLDRGDYDAIILASAGLRRLELAERIRDYISIEDSLPAAGQGALGIEILKTRTDVAQWLAPLAHSTSHVCALAERAVSRALGGSCQVPLAAYATLDGEQLSLSGLVAEPDGSTVYRAQINGAANNAEALGLSLAEDLKQQGAQAILDRLLTEQPAEGE, encoded by the coding sequence ATGACCGCTGTGGCTTCTACTCCTCAGGAATTGGTTATTGCCACTCGCGCCAGTCAGCTGGCCTTGTGGCAAGCCAAGCATGTACGCGACCGTTTGCAGCAGCTGTACCCGCAGTGCAAGGTGTCCTTGCTGGAAATGACAACCCGTGGTGACCAGATTCTGGATCGCACGCTGTCCAAAGTGGGTGGCAAGGGCCTGTTTGTCAAAGAACTGGAAACCGCCTTGCTGGATGGCCGCGCCCATCTGGCGGTGCACTCGTTGAAAGATGTGCCGGTGGTGTTGCCCGAGTCCTTTGATCTGCCCATCATCATGGAACGGGACGACCCACGCGATGCTTTTGTTTCCAATACTTATCCCAATCTTGCGGCTTTACCTGCTGGTGCCATCGTAGGCACTTCCAGCTTGCGCCGTGAGTCCCAGATTCGTGAACGCTACCCGCACCTGGACATCCGTCCGCTGCGTGGCAATGTGCAGACGCGTTTGTCCAAGCTGGATCGTGGCGATTACGACGCCATCATTCTGGCTTCGGCCGGTTTGCGCCGTCTGGAATTGGCCGAGCGTATCCGCGATTACATCTCGATTGAAGACAGCTTGCCTGCCGCCGGGCAGGGGGCCTTGGGCATCGAGATTCTGAAAACCCGTACCGATGTGGCTCAATGGCTGGCGCCTTTGGCGCATTCCACCAGCCATGTATGTGCGCTGGCCGAACGAGCCGTATCGCGCGCTCTGGGTGGGTCCTGTCAGGTTCCATTGGCTGCTTATGCCACGCTGGACGGCGAACAACTGAGCCTGAGCGGCCTGGTTGCCGAACCGGATGGCTCAACGGTGTATCGCGCCCAGATCAATGGTGCGGCTAACAATGCAGAAGCCTTGGGCCTGTCCCTGGCGGAAGACCTGAAGCAGCAAGGTGCCCAAGCCATTCTGGATCGCTTGCTTACGGAACAGCCCGCAGAAGGCGAGTAA